TAGAATGCTCCTTGCTGCTTCCTTGGCCTCCACGAAGGATAGAAGCGGCCCATACTGACCGATTGTTTGACGGCGTGATCTTCCAGTATTCCGGTTGCGGTACTGCACGACAAAGCTTTTTACGCCGCTCGCCTTCACGCGCACTCCGAAGCCTGGGAGCGAGGCATCCCAATGGATCGCGTCCGGCCCTCCGTTGGAACCAAGGAGGTCGACCTGAGACTTTGTCAATTTGATCGTTGGCATTATCTGGCCTCTGGCGGTAAGCATCAGGTAAGCAAGATTCGACGAGATCGCAAGAGGTGCGTCGAAGTGCCTGCACTCCAAACGACTTCTAATTTGCTTTAAAACAATAGGCTTATGTAAGAATAGCGCGCTAGACCGAGCCGGATCGAACTGCCCCCCATAAGACTTCTAATCAGCAGGTTGAGGGTTCGAGTCCTTCCGGGATCGCCAATTTGTATTTTGTGGAATCAATGGCTTGCACGTATGGCCGTTCGAACGAAGCTTCGTACGGCCGCTGCCCGAACAAATTTTGACACGGATTGCCGCAGACCCTCGTGTTGTTGATCAGCAATGTGGCAATCATGCGAAGGGCACCTCGCAGACATGTCACGTTCCGCTGCTCGATGAGCTTGGGGATGTCACCCGCGACGATGAGGGAGTGCTCCTCATCTGCGTCGCGAAATTCCGAGTAGTTACGGCGGGGCCGGTCAGGGACCGAGGATCGACATGCCCGCAGTGCCGATGAGCCCTGCGACGCCGGCCACGATGGCGAATGCGATGAGCGTCGAGACGAGACCCGCCGCCGCCCAGAAGGCGTCGCGCGTGGCGAAGCCGAGCGACAGGAGCACGATCGATATAGCCGGCGGCGTATTGCCGAACGGCACCGGCAGCGTGACGAGGAGGCCCAGCACCACCACGACCGCGCCGTAGGCCCGGTCGAGCGCAGTGCCCCAGATCCAGCCGCGCGGTCGGGCCAGCCGCTCGAGCCGCTTGAGATAGGGCAGCGCCCGGCCAACGCCCCGCGCGAGTAGCGCACGGTCGAGACTGCGTTCGCGGAGTTTGCGGGGCAGCCATATGCCGCGCGCGCCGAGGGCAATCGCGCCGCCAAGGATGACGAGCGGTGCGCCGAGTACCGTCGAGGAACCGGGGATGATCGTGAAGATGTTGATGAAACCCATGAGCATCAGGACCGGCGCGAGC
The Defluviimonas aquaemixtae DNA segment above includes these coding regions:
- a CDS encoding exopolysaccharide biosynthesis protein, with product MLLRDAVAGEAQRITVGELVEALASRGLAPVLMLMGFINIFTIIPGSSTVLGAPLVILGGAIALGARGIWLPRKLRERSLDRALLARGVGRALPYLKRLERLARPRGWIWGTALDRAYGAVVVVLGLLVTLPVPFGNTPPAISIVLLSLGFATRDAFWAAAGLVSTLIAFAIVAGVAGLIGTAGMSILGP